From Bacteroidales bacterium, one genomic window encodes:
- a CDS encoding LPS-assembly protein LptD, translated as MLQNHKGKRGKVKTEQAASSSTISSKILDTTRRTARLRDTTLQFGKDSVGNKIDSLGRDSLRDSAQISTLKEPVFSTAKDSIVEDFTEGKRMIYYYGDVTVKYEDISISSAYMAYNVQTKTVFAKGLPDSTGIVKGLPVMKEGNSSYEMESVYYNFKSKKAKIRNMVTQEGEGYVHGDFIKKMPDNSINISKGRYTTCDADPPHFYLQMTAAKVINSGVVKKTVFGPAYVVIEDVPTPFALPFGFVPRISKRSGGILIPTYGEENARGFYLRGLGYYFVFGEHMDLAATCDIYTRGSWAVNANMRYSKRYRYTGTFSGVYSVDKTGDKGSPDYFKTTNFSMNWAHAMDSKAKPGTTFRASVNFSSPSNSRYNSTTIQKALTNQISSSISYTKAWAGTPFSLSINALHSQNSRDSSYAVTLPNLTFTVARIYPFRRKVQVGKQKFYETISFNYSANFDNKMNFKSSDVSKPNFFNKMKNGLQHNISIGLPTFTLFKYIQGSPGISYGMNWFFSDAKEYFDQEKQQVVTEYSNPFSTFGVTQTYAFSLGLSTRLYGLFQFGKNHKLQAIRHMITPTISFNYQPEMGTASNGYKTLNYVDKSGTQHAVLYNRYSGQIYSPPGTGKSAGMTFSFGNNIEAKIKSKADTSGTGTKKVKLIDQLNISGSYNFLADSLRLSNISVSATTTIFGKMALSGNMSFDPYAINSQGVRINKLNIVQEGGFRLARLVNASFSTSYSFTGEGKSKLGADYHPNSGIAGSVSTSGDGAYQRIYYHPVTGEYIPGGWVYYYDPSMPWAVNVSYSYSYSKSYQYANDQLLTKNNHTMTLGISSQLKLYKDLSVSLNTGFDLTKMKMTTTQLSGSFSLHCFQISISWIPNGKWESWSFRISANASALADLLQYKKNASYWDK; from the coding sequence ATGCTCCAAAACCACAAAGGGAAGAGGGGCAAAGTCAAAACAGAACAGGCTGCATCATCAAGCACCATCTCCTCAAAAATACTTGACACCACCAGGCGCACTGCAAGATTAAGAGATACAACGCTCCAATTTGGAAAAGATTCTGTCGGGAATAAAATAGACTCATTAGGACGCGATTCTCTAAGAGATTCCGCACAGATAAGCACGCTTAAAGAGCCTGTGTTCTCTACAGCCAAAGATTCTATAGTTGAGGATTTTACAGAGGGCAAGAGAATGATTTACTATTATGGAGATGTGACTGTAAAGTATGAAGATATTTCCATAAGTTCCGCTTATATGGCCTATAATGTGCAGACTAAGACCGTGTTTGCCAAGGGATTGCCGGATAGTACCGGAATAGTGAAAGGCCTGCCGGTGATGAAAGAGGGGAACAGCTCTTATGAAATGGAGAGTGTTTACTACAATTTCAAGAGCAAGAAGGCAAAGATTAGAAATATGGTTACGCAGGAGGGAGAGGGATATGTGCATGGAGATTTTATAAAGAAGATGCCCGATAATTCCATCAATATTTCTAAGGGCAGATACACTACCTGCGACGCGGACCCTCCGCATTTTTATTTGCAAATGACTGCAGCAAAGGTGATTAACAGCGGCGTTGTAAAAAAGACCGTGTTCGGACCCGCGTATGTTGTGATAGAGGACGTCCCAACTCCGTTTGCTTTGCCATTTGGTTTTGTTCCTAGAATCAGCAAGAGAAGCGGCGGCATTTTAATTCCTACTTATGGAGAGGAGAATGCCAGAGGTTTCTATCTGAGAGGTTTAGGTTACTACTTTGTATTTGGAGAGCACATGGATTTGGCCGCGACTTGTGATATTTACACAAGAGGCTCATGGGCGGTTAATGCAAATATGAGATATAGCAAAAGGTACAGATATACCGGAACTTTCAGCGGCGTGTATTCTGTTGATAAGACGGGAGATAAAGGCTCTCCGGATTATTTCAAGACTACAAACTTCTCAATGAACTGGGCGCATGCAATGGACTCAAAAGCAAAGCCTGGAACTACATTCAGGGCTTCTGTAAATTTCTCCAGTCCGTCAAACAGCAGATATAATTCAACCACTATACAGAAGGCGCTGACCAACCAGATATCATCATCAATATCTTATACAAAGGCTTGGGCTGGAACACCGTTCTCTTTGTCCATCAACGCATTGCATAGCCAGAACTCCAGGGACAGCTCTTATGCCGTCACTCTTCCAAACCTTACTTTTACAGTGGCCAGAATATATCCTTTCAGAAGAAAAGTGCAGGTTGGGAAGCAAAAATTTTATGAGACTATTTCCTTCAACTACTCAGCTAATTTTGATAATAAAATGAACTTTAAGAGTTCAGATGTTAGCAAGCCGAATTTCTTTAACAAAATGAAAAACGGACTTCAGCATAACATCTCAATAGGACTCCCTACGTTTACTTTATTTAAATATATTCAGGGGTCTCCGGGTATTTCTTACGGAATGAACTGGTTTTTCTCTGATGCTAAAGAGTATTTTGACCAGGAGAAGCAACAGGTTGTAACAGAGTATTCTAACCCGTTCAGCACCTTTGGAGTTACCCAAACTTATGCATTTAGCCTTGGACTTTCCACAAGACTTTACGGATTGTTCCAATTTGGGAAGAATCATAAACTGCAGGCTATCAGGCACATGATAACTCCCACAATAAGTTTTAACTATCAGCCGGAGATGGGTACTGCCTCAAATGGATATAAGACACTTAATTACGTTGACAAGAGCGGTACTCAGCATGCAGTTTTATACAACAGATACTCCGGACAGATTTACTCTCCTCCCGGAACAGGCAAGAGCGCTGGAATGACATTCTCATTTGGAAACAACATAGAGGCAAAAATAAAATCAAAGGCAGATACTTCAGGTACAGGCACAAAGAAGGTTAAGCTTATAGACCAGCTGAATATAAGCGGTTCATATAATTTTCTTGCGGACTCTTTAAGGCTCTCAAACATAAGCGTTTCCGCTACTACTACAATCTTCGGCAAGATGGCTTTGTCCGGAAATATGTCATTTGACCCTTATGCCATAAACAGCCAGGGCGTCAGGATAAATAAGCTGAACATTGTGCAGGAAGGAGGCTTTAGACTGGCTCGCCTTGTTAATGCAAGTTTCTCAACTTCATATAGTTTCACAGGAGAGGGAAAGAGCAAGCTGGGGGCGGATTATCATCCCAACAGCGGAATTGCGGGCTCTGTTTCCACATCCGGAGATGGTGCTTATCAAAGAATTTATTACCACCCTGTTACGGGAGAATATATTCCAGGAGGTTGGGTGTATTATTATGATCCTTCTATGCCTTGGGCGGTAAACGTCAGCTACAGTTACTCTTACAGCAAATCTTACCAATATGCAAATGACCAGCTGCTGACCAAGAACAATCATACGATGACTTTGGGAATCAGCTCTCAGCTAAAACTTTATAAGGATTTGAGCGTGAGCCTTAATACGGGCTTTGACCTTACCAAAATGAAAATGACAACTACCCAGCTGTCAGGGTCATTCAGTCTGCACTGTTTCCAAATTTCAATATCCTGGATTCCTAATGGAAAATGGGAGAGCTGGAGCTTTAGGATTTCTGCAAATGCTTCTGCGCTTGCTGATTTGCTTCAGTACAAGAAGAATGCTTCCTACTGGGATAAATAA